TCTATTTCATATAGCCCTTTCACAGCCCCAAGCAATAAGGTATTCGTATCTTTTAGATAAAGTCGTTTAGTATTGGATTGATATTCATGAGTAACGTCATCAATATACTTTATTCTCTGCAGTTGTTTTGAAGAGTGTTGAAATACAAACGCACCATCTGTGGTTGCAATAAAGAGAAAATCGCCAAAATTAAGAAGAGCTCTTACAAAAGTGCGTCCCTCGGTCACAGGTAACTTGATCTCGTCAACAATTTCGCCGGTATCGACTTGCATTAAAGCAACATTGTCAAAACGGCCAAGCCAAATGTGGTTCTCGTCTTTCTCTAAAATTTGGTTTATTGAAAAGTTTACGTAATCTTCTTCTGTTTTTGGTGCTGGAAAATAAGTTTTATAGCTATCAGATCTTACATCGTAACTGAAAAAGCCAGCGCTTTGAGTAGCTATCCAAATCCTTTCTTGAGAGTCTTGATAGATTCGGTTCAATACAACTTCTTCAAGCACACCATCCGGCCCTGATACATTAAGTACTTGATAGCCATCATATCGGTTTAAACCAGCTTCTGTTGAGAGCCACAAGAAACCTTGGCTATCAAGGAGCAAAGTATTAACGTAACTTTGTGATAAACCTTCCGCTGGAGATAAGCGACTAACACTGGCAAAGACCATAGTGCTACATATCAGTAATATCCAAATAATGACTGTGGTTATTAGCCTCATGTTATCTCCTCCTTAGTGGCCTCTAGGCCTGATATTTCATTGCAATTATGTCACGGCCTTGTTGTCGATAGGCCTTAAACATATATGCTAATTCTTCTGGCAAGGTGTCAACGCATCTAAAATGAATAGCTTGATAAAATGCTTCTAAGTGGGCGTATGCAAAAGTAAACACAGGTTGAGTATGTTGAGATAGAGCGGCAAGAATAATTTGTTTAGCTATCCCCTTCCCGCGCCATTTTTCATCTACATATAACGTAGATAAAAATAACGCATCAACTCTATTTTGAATACGACACGCTGCAATGATAGATGGGTTCTTAACCACCCATACTTCATCTTGCTTATTTGCACGACCGCGTACGTTGTGCGCTTGATAAAACTTATTCGCCAAAGGAATGGCTATTTGCTCTAAACGTTCAACATTCAAAGCTGTTAGCCTGCTAACATCATGCTGAGATAATATTCAAACTTTTGCTTTAAGATTTGCTGTTCCGAAAGTGGGCGATTGTTGATAGTATCGTAAATCGTTTCACGAGAGTTTTTGCCTCGTTTAATTTGATAAGCCCAAAATGACGCTTCGTAATCCAATTGAATTTGGTATTTTTCTTGTCTAGGCAAGTTGCACAAGTTGTAACTCATAATGGCTTCGCTAAAATTTAAGTACGTAAAAATAAGACTAACTACCTTACTATTTTTAGCTATAAATCGCCATAATTTGGGAAACAGTGAAGAAGATATAAAAGGAATAGTTTTGTTTTTTTTGCAACGATGTATATTTTTACTTCTGTTATTTGCGCCATTTGCTCAAGCTAGCGGCGATATACTCACGTTTAATCGCCCTGCTGACACACCTCAATCAAGATATGTTGTAGAGCTAATTTCACTCGTTTATAAAGAAAATGGAATAAACGTTAAGTTAATAGACTTTAACCGAGACAGTGCTTTAGTTGCTGCGAATGAAGGCGTATTAGACGGGCAGTTAGCAAAAATATCGGGGTTGGAAAATACTTATAAAAATTTAGTCCGACTCGAGACTCCCTTATTAGACTTTAAACTTAACCTAATCAGCTTTTGTAATGCATGTACTTTATCTGACATGCCTTCTCTGGTTATCCATTCTACTTACCCAGCGCCTGCTAAATACCTTGAGTCAAACCCATACAATGGTCAGCTTTATAAAGTGAAAAGCGTTTCAACATTACTCAATTTACTAATACAGAAACAGGTTTCTGCAGCACTCGTTATCGGCTTTTATTTAGATCCTTATATGCACAAGCTTCAAAAAGCAGGTATCAAATTCACTACACTAGACTCTCAACATGTCTATCATTACCTTCACAAAAAACACCAGCACTTAATACCTGCGCTCACGGCAACACTGACGCAGTTGAAACAATCAGGAAAAATGCGCGAATTAAAGAGTAAACATAATCTATGATGAAGGGGTGTTAAAAATCGAAAGGGGTTTGTTGAACAGTGTCTTCTTTGGATTGTTTTTTCTTACTGGCTAAATACCGCTTATAGCGTTGCTGACATAAGGTTATCACTTTTCTTTTTTGTTGATCTGTTAGTGTATTCCAGGCAAAGCGCTCTTCTCTACTACGGTAACACCCTTTGCAGTAGCCGCGATTATTTACCTGGCAGATCCCCTTACATGGACTAGGGATCTCAAAAATCTCAATCTGTTCCATCAACAGTTCGTTAAAAATGTATAGTCTTTAATCTATTTTTAGATTTTTTAACCTACTGTTGTCAACAACATAAATTGAGAAATAAAAGCATGCAATAAAAAAGGGAGCCTGACAGCTCCCCTCTAATCATTTAAATAACACTTAAACAAATTCGCCTTTGCGCTTTAATGGCTCAGCGTACATGGCCAAAATTTGTTGGTGTAATTCACTTGGAATTGACTCAAGACGGGTCTGAAATTCACTCTTCAATTCAGACGAAACAGACTCTTCTTGACCACCAGCAATGTAATTAGATGAATGAAGGTGATACTGACTGATAATTTGTTTGTCGATACTTGCGGCTAACGCTTCAGGCGTATCACACTCTTGTGTAATCGGCGAACCAAACGAAACATGCACATGGCCTTTGTCTGAGCGCATGCCTTCGATAATACTTTCAATGTCTTCACCCTCAGCTTTTACATACTCGCCATGCGCTTTCTTATGAACAAGTTCTTTTGCTTTAGCCACGGCACAAGGCTCGTATTGGTAAGAAATAGACACAGGGACAATTTTTAACTGCTTAACATAGTCTTCAAAAGGCAACTTTAAACGGCGACCTTGTAGCTGTAACATCTTTAAAAGTGCTGGGTCTGTTTGGTCAACACCATCTTTTGCACGCCCCTCTTTTTGCGCAATCCAAATTGAATTACCGGTATCTAAAGAGTCATAAATATATGCAGAAAGCTGACTTAACGCTTTTAGCATTTCTTTCGGTGCTTTCACTGAACGCTTCACGATAAAGCTCTTATTCAAGCGCATCAATTCGTTAATATATGGCACTTGCAACAAGTTATCACCAATTGCAATACGTACAGTTTGCATATTGTGTGAATGTAGCCCCCAGTTCATGATTGCAGGATCAAGTGCAATATCACGGTGATTCGAGATAAATAGATAAGATGTAGATTTGTCGAGTTTTTCTAAGCCAGAGAAGGTTACTTCACTTGTCGTACGTTTAATTAATAGCTCTAAATAACCTGCAACTTCTTGTTGAACCTGTTCAACAGTTACAATATTGCCCCATTTCTTTCGAAGCTGGCTACGCACTAAAGGTCTTGCAATGAAAGGCCATTTATTTAACCATCCTGGCGCGTTATGCTTGGCAATTACATCAATAAAATCATTGTCTTCTAAAAGGCGAGACAGCGCGGCTGGGACTTCTTCATCATTGTAAGGTCTTATATCTGCGTATTTATCCACAAAACTACTCATTGTCACTGGGTAAAAAAAACGAGGTATTTTATCTTGCTAATCAGTTGGATGCTAAGGTTATCAACTCCGACCAGATAAGCCTATCATTTCATTCGTTGTTTTAACGATAACAGAACTAATCGAAACATTAAAATCAACAATATAATACCTAGGCTATGTATTAACCAACTCGGCATTAGTTCATGCTCCATAGCGTGTGCCGGATTAACAGTAAAACCATACTGTTCAACTAAATAATCAGTTAAAAAGCCAAAAGCAATGGCTACACCAATTACACCTGTTAAATAAGCGCTCACAGCGCGTTTTCCGAGTTCAGTCGCAACAACACCTAAAGTGGCAATATTTGTTGCCGGACCTGCCAGCATAAACACCAATACTGCACCTGGTGAGACACCAGCCATTAATAATCCAGCAGCAATCGGAGTAGAAGCAGTCGCACAAATATACATTGGAATACTTACCAAGATCACCACAACCATTGCCAGTATGCCATCTCCCCACTGGCTTAAGAATGATGTAGGTACAAAGGTTTGCACAAGCGCAGCAAAAAATAGTCCGATCATCAGCCAGCCCATGGTATCACTGAGGAGTTTATTACAACTAAAATGAATGGCTTGCTTCAGCTTAGAAGAAAAAGACGCTACTTGCAGTTCATGCTTTTTACTATCGCAACACGAAGCTTCGCTTTTCACAGGCTTTGTTTGATGCTCTGTATCACAACAGCTAGCAGTTGTTGCAAGCAACGCTTTGTCGCTATTTACGATAATAGGCTCAGGTGATGTGGCACAACAAGATGCTTTTGCCTCAGTTTCTACAACTGTTTTTACGCTACTGCAGCTTTTTTGCTTTTCTGCTTGCTGTGACCCGCAGCAGCTAGATGCCGCAGATTTCTCTTCTTTCTTCTCGCTCAAATTCTTAGATGTTGTTTCACAGCATGAGACTTTTGGCTCAATTTTTACTTCAGCCTTTTTACCACTGCAGCAAGTTTGTTTCTCAGTGGTATTCTCTATATCTGTTTGTTTAGACGCACAACACCCAGTCCCCGTTGATACCAAATTAGTATCAGTTACATCGGTTTGAGTATTTTTATCTAAACTCTTTTTATCTAAGCCCTCTTGTTCAGAATCTTTCTCTTTGCCCACCAATAAACCTGCGACTATCGCACTCGATACTGCAGCTATGGGCCTAATAACTGCCATAAATGGTCCAAGCAGAACGTATGAAACGGACACAGAGTCTACGCCAGTCTCAGGTGTCGACACTAAGAACGCCGTCGTTGCACTTTTCGAGCCTCCAGCTCTTCTAAGTCCAACTGCGGCTGGAATAACCCCGCAAGAGCATAAAGGCATAGGCGCGCCAATCAAGGCTGCTTTGATGGTCGTCCAACCCCCTTCTTTACCTAGGTGTTTCTGTAAGAAGTTTTTTGGTATAAACACATTTAAAAGCCCTGCGAGTAGCAACCCCAACATTAGCCACGGGGCTGACACTAAAAATAAAGACCAAAAATTAGATAACAGGGTCATCCGCTGCCTCCAAAGTAGTTAAGATTGAACAACCGGTCGCGAGCTCAGGCCCACCACAGCAGGCATCAGCTAACAGTGATAAAGATTTTTCAAAGCGTTGTAATTCAGCTATTTTATCGCGAACAATTTGCCTTTTCTGTAAAGTGAGCTGTTTCACTTCACCACAGCTGTGCAGTTGCTTATCGACTTTAATCGCTAACAATTCTTGAATTTCTTTAAGGCTAAACCCAACTGCTTTTGCTCTTAAAATAAACTGCATTTGTTGTTCATGTTTAGGGCTATAAATACGATAACCTGCCTCGCTGCGTTCACTGAAACTCAGTAAGCCATGCTTTTCGTAATACCTTAAGGTATCCGTACTAATATCTAAACGCTTTGCTAACTCGCCTATTTTCATCTTACACTCCCGACTTAATAAGTACATTATAAACCTTTGAGTTAACTCTAAGGTCAAGGTAAGAGATTAAATTTATGAAGATAGTCTTGCTTGATGCAGCCACACTTGCCAATGCTAACCTAGCGTCTTTGTCGACACTAGGACAATTAGTTGAATACCAGCACACAAATAAAGAGCAGGTACTTACTCACTGCAAAGATGCTGATATTGTAATATCCAATAAGGTTGCATTAGATGCTAAAACCTTAACCGAATTACCAAACCTGAAACTTATCTGTGTCGCAGCAACAGGCACAAATAATATTGACCTTGATGCTGCTAAGCAGTTGGGTATTCGAGTTTGTAACGTCGCGGGTTACTCAACTCCATCAGTAGTGCAACATACTTTCACTCTACTTGGCAATTTAATGACCAACATCCACCGCTACCAGCAAGATTGCGCGAATGATCTTTGGCAAAAAAGTAATATGTTTTGCCGCCTTGATTATCCTATTACAGAGCTTGCAGGTAAAAACTTTGTGATTTTTGGCTATGGCAGCCTAGGGCAAGCTGTTGGTAAAGTTGCCGAAGCATTTGGCGCACAGGTCATTATTGCTGAAAGACCAAACGCTACTGATATTCGCCCTGGCCGAATAGCATTCACCGAAGCGTTAAAGATGGCCGATGTGTTATCTATCCATTGCCCGCTTAATGATGAAACCCGAAATTTATTCAATAGGGAGACCTTAGATTTGCTTAAACCTACCAGCTTTGTGATCAATACAGCCAGAGGCGGTATAGTTGATGAAGCGGTTTTAGTTGAAATTCTGACAAATAACCAAATTGCAGGAGCTGGCTTTGATGTTTTATCTGTTGAACCTGCACAAGCAAACAACCCACTTGCAAATTATCAAGGGCACAATTTAATACTAACCCCACATACAGCTTGGGCGGCGAAAGAATCTATTGATCGACTAGTGAAAGAAATAGCAAATAATATTGTAAACTTTAATAATGGCACAGCCAGTAATGTGGTTGTGTAATTCGCTAAAAGTTGGTGAATAACCCTAAAATTTAGAAGGGTCTACACTTTAAATTCTGTATAAAAAACAACAATCAATTGTAAAATATAGACTTTTAAAGTTGGCAACAATATTGCTCTAATAAAAACAAATTATCCGAAACGAATTTTTAAGGAAATCTACAATGAAAAAATTATTACTTGCTGCTGCGCTAAGTGCACCATTACTGTCAGGCTGTATCGTGGCTGTTTCAGATGATGGCGTTGAAACTGGTTGGGGTAAAAACTATAACGGTGAAAGCTGGCAATATCAGCAAAAAGAGAACCGTAAAACAATTTCAAAATTAGACCTTGGCGCTGACTACAACCAAGTACTTGAGCAGCTTCCAACTCCTGACTTCACTGAGTTAGTTAGAAAAGAAGAAGGTGTTTATAAAGTGATTTACATTGCAACGAATAGTAAACACTCTGATGGAAAAGTAACGAAAGACGAATGCACGCCACTTGTTTTCAAAAATGAAAAGCTAATTGGTTTTGGCCAATCAGCTCTATTACAAATTTTATAAATAGCCTGAGATTTCATTAAGCCGTTAAACTCACTTAACGGCTTAATATTGTAACCCTTTCTTGCTGCATATGAGACTTAACAAGCGCGTCATCTGCTAGCTTTAACACTCCTTGCTCACTACCGCTAAAATCTTTATCTATATGCACAATGCCAATACTAATACTCACATGAGCACAGATAGGCGAACTCTTATGAGGAATTGTTAAATCATCTATAACATCATGCATATGTTTAGCAAAAAGCGCGATTTGGTCTTTATTTCTCCCTTTTTGTAACGCCGCAAAGCGCACTCCATCATAACGCGCCACAAAACCATCATGCTTACGACTGCTCTCATTTAAAGCTTGTGCAACTTTAATCAAGCATTCATCTCCAGCAGCATAGCCGTACGTATCATTAAATTCTTTAAAATAATCTATATCTACTAAAAATAGTGAGAGAGGTTCATAACTTTTTGAACAGGCCTGCCAATAACTGGTTAGCGTTTCATCTAGCAACCTACGATTAGGGATCTCTGTTAAGCCATCAATCGCAGCCAACTTCTCGAGTAAATCGTTCTTTTGCTTGATTGCTAAATGATTCTTTACCCTTGCTTTCACTATTACTGGGCTAAACGGCTTGGTAATGTAATCCATAGCGCCCATTTCAAGTCCTTTGGCTTCATCGTTATAGCTGTTACTCGCAGAAATAATAATAAATGGAATTGAGTAAGTATTTTGCTTTTCTTTTAATTTTTCTAGCAAGTCATACCCACTCATACCGGGCATTCTAATGTCTGAGATAATCAAATCGACTGTATTTGACTCTAGAAAAGTTAATGCTTCCTCTCCACTGGCACACAGCGAAATACTGTATTCATCAGCCAAAGTGTTTTCTAACACAACTCGATTTAGAGGGTCGTCATCTACAATTAAAATATGTGCACTATTTGCCATTTAACACCCTCTTGCTCTTTCATTTATAAACGCTTGTACTTTTAATAATTGCGTTTTAAGCTCAACGACTAATTCAGGGTTAACGATTTTTTGCGCTTGCTTCACATTAGCCTCTAACTGCTTCGCTGCGTCCGCTAACCGCTCAAAGCCTAACCCTGCTGACGCACCTTTAACACTATGCGCTAATAAGATCATGTCTTTTACTTCAAGATCACTCTCTAATTGCTCAATATATTTCGAGCATAACTCAGAAAACTTCACCAGCATATTATCTAAAAATGAGGATTCACCCATCATTTGCTGAAGCGCAAAGGCTTCATCAAAAAACTTGCGTTGTGGTCTTACGTGCTTAACCAATATTTTCTCTAGCTCTTCAATGCTTACAGGTTTATTAATATATCCCTGCATCGAAGAATGCAAATATTCTTGTTGAGAAGATATTTCTGCGTTAGCAGTTAGTGCAAAAATGGGGATCTCATTTAAATGGTAGCTATCAGAAAGTTGCTTGGCGGCTTGAAACCCATCAACCTCTGGCATATGGATATCCATGAAAATAATATCTGGCCTTAGTTTATCGACCGCATTACAGATATCTTTTGCAGTTTTACTAATAACGACATTTAACCCCAATTGCTTTAATAAGTTTTTTGCTATTTCTAGGTTTATTTCATTATCATCGACGACATAACATAATGCGCCACAGTAACTATGTTGAGATCTTGAGCTACTTACTCCGCATGATTGTAACGGCTCTGAAAAATGGGATGATTTTTGTTTTGCAAAAAATACTTGTGACAAACACGATTGAAGAAATGCCCCTTCTTCACAAAAAGAAGCATTGCATGTAAGCATTTCGGTTAAGTGCATATTTTTAATCTGTGACTCATCTGAACTCACATAAATATGCTCTAAACCTTCAATCGAGGAAAGAAAAGTCGGAGATAGATAAGATAAGAAGCCCTTCTCGACAAATAAATAGTGCATATTATTTGGCAATTCATCCACCTTCTGCACTGAACAAATCGCGAATTCTTTAAGCAAATCAGGCTTCGTAGTACCAAAATACACACAAGACTTAGCCTTCTTCTGTTCTGCAAGCTGCTTTTTATGTAAAGCCAGTGAAAAATAAAATTCACTTCCCTCTCCTAACTGGCTATTTAATGCAATTGTGCCACCCAGTAATTCAACTTCATGCTTCACAATAGCCAGCCCTAAACCAATTCCCTCATGCTCACGAGACAAACTATCATCAACTTGGGTGAATGCATCAAACAATTTGATTTGATCACTTTCTTTGATACCAATGCCCGTATCTTTTACAGAAAACTGAATGGTTTGATTCTCGTTATCTGTGCTTATTAATTTAAGGTGAAAACTTACTGTTCCCTGTTGTGTATATTTCACCGCATTGTTTAATAGATTTAACATGACTTGAGTGATTTTTTGCTTATCACCATATAAACAAGGCCAAACACAATCATCAACTTCAAAAGTAACATCTAACCCTTTCTTGTTTGCCAATGGTTCGATTAACTCTTTAAGGTTTTCACAGAGCTCACTGACGATAATATCGTTATTTTTTATACTCACTTCGTGACTTTCGACCTTGGCAAAATCTAAAATGTCATTCAACATGTCTAGCAGAGTTTCAGCTGCGTGCGTCACTGTATCTAGTCGGTTTTTTTGCTGCTTTTCAGTCACGCTTCTTTTTACCATATCCACCAGCCCCATAATGACATTAAGCGGCGTCCTGATCTCATGACTTAAATTGGCTATAAAACGGCTTTTTGCTAGTGTGGCTCTTTCAGCTTCCATTCTTGAAGTCGTAATTTCGGTGACATCTTGAATATGAATAACAAAGTATTTTGGCATTTGCTCGCTATCACTTACCAAAGACACTCGCAAATCAAGAAATGAATAAGTGCCTGACTGCGTCAAACTAAGTTGGTCAACAGACTGATTATGGTTTGATAAATGCTCTAATAACTGAGAAAGTTGCTGATAGTTCTCATATCCAAATAAGGTAGATACATGCTCTCCTTGTTTGTTCTCACACCCAAGATAACGTTCCGCAGCTTTATTTAGCATCATTACAGTACCATCTACTTTCACAAGCGCAATGCCATTAGGCGCATACTCGATTGCTGATTTAAATTTAGATTCAGACACTTGCAATAAGTGTAACGCTGTTTGATGTTCTGTGATGTCACGCAACACACCAACGCAGCCCATAATGCCGAGCTGCTCACTAAAAAACGGCACGATAGTAGTAAAATAAGTATTAGCTTCTACCATTACTTTTTGAGATATGGGTTTATGCTGTTCTCTTACTTTTGCTTCAATCCCTTTTAAACAATTTAAGTGAGCTGCAAAGTCATGAAAGTCTTTACCGAGTGCATGCTGTTTACTGGTTTTTATCAAACACTCAAATGCTCTATTGCAGCCGACGATCATGCCATCAGTATTTTTAAAATAGATAGCATCGGGAACAGCATCTAAAACACCTTTCAAAATAGCGCTTTGCCTTTCCTTATCTTGCCCAACCAGTTCTAAAAACTGCTGCTTTTGGTGTAATTGCTCTGTCAGAGCTAGATGATCTTCTTTTACTCGAGAAAATAAATGTGCACGACGCTGGAGAATGGCTTTAACTTGTTTAAATTCAGCAAGCCAGAGCTTAGGTACTATATAGTTATTCGAAATATTATCTGGCTGCTGAATGAATGAGAAAAGTTCCTTCAATGGTCGAACAAAAATTTGCTCGCAAAGCCAATGTAGAGGAAAGTAAGTTGCTAAAATAAATAACAGAATAAAACTAAATTCTAACCCTAAACTATAAATTATTGTCTCAGCGAACTCCTTCTCAGATACTTTCATGACCACATCAAGCGGTCGCGACTCGTCACTTTTATAAAACGTAACACCTTCATGCCAAGGAGCTATTTCGCTTTGCTCAGAGTAAGCTGGTTTACCCAGTGATAATGCAGAAATGACGTTTCGATGAAGTTTATCGTTCAAATAAATTTCTGCTTTAGGCAATGACTTATCATAAAACAAT
The Pseudoalteromonas phenolica genome window above contains:
- a CDS encoding GNAT family N-acetyltransferase: MNVERLEQIAIPLANKFYQAHNVRGRANKQDEVWVVKNPSIIAACRIQNRVDALFLSTLYVDEKWRGKGIAKQIILAALSQHTQPVFTFAYAHLEAFYQAIHFRCVDTLPEELAYMFKAYRQQGRDIIAMKYQA
- a CDS encoding DUF3283 family protein, which gives rise to MSYNLCNLPRQEKYQIQLDYEASFWAYQIKRGKNSRETIYDTINNRPLSEQQILKQKFEYYLSMMLAG
- a CDS encoding transporter substrate-binding domain-containing protein, producing the protein MFFLQRCIFLLLLFAPFAQASGDILTFNRPADTPQSRYVVELISLVYKENGINVKLIDFNRDSALVAANEGVLDGQLAKISGLENTYKNLVRLETPLLDFKLNLISFCNACTLSDMPSLVIHSTYPAPAKYLESNPYNGQLYKVKSVSTLLNLLIQKQVSAALVIGFYLDPYMHKLQKAGIKFTTLDSQHVYHYLHKKHQHLIPALTATLTQLKQSGKMRELKSKHNL
- a CDS encoding DUF1289 domain-containing protein; the encoded protein is MEQIEIFEIPSPCKGICQVNNRGYCKGCYRSREERFAWNTLTDQQKRKVITLCQQRYKRYLASKKKQSKEDTVQQTPFDF
- a CDS encoding lysophospholipid acyltransferase family protein, with the protein product MDKYADIRPYNDEEVPAALSRLLEDNDFIDVIAKHNAPGWLNKWPFIARPLVRSQLRKKWGNIVTVEQVQQEVAGYLELLIKRTTSEVTFSGLEKLDKSTSYLFISNHRDIALDPAIMNWGLHSHNMQTVRIAIGDNLLQVPYINELMRLNKSFIVKRSVKAPKEMLKALSQLSAYIYDSLDTGNSIWIAQKEGRAKDGVDQTDPALLKMLQLQGRRLKLPFEDYVKQLKIVPVSISYQYEPCAVAKAKELVHKKAHGEYVKAEGEDIESIIEGMRSDKGHVHVSFGSPITQECDTPEALAASIDKQIISQYHLHSSNYIAGGQEESVSSELKSEFQTRLESIPSELHQQILAMYAEPLKRKGEFV
- a CDS encoding SO_0444 family Cu/Zn efflux transporter, with protein sequence MTLLSNFWSLFLVSAPWLMLGLLLAGLLNVFIPKNFLQKHLGKEGGWTTIKAALIGAPMPLCSCGVIPAAVGLRRAGGSKSATTAFLVSTPETGVDSVSVSYVLLGPFMAVIRPIAAVSSAIVAGLLVGKEKDSEQEGLDKKSLDKNTQTDVTDTNLVSTGTGCCASKQTDIENTTEKQTCCSGKKAEVKIEPKVSCCETTSKNLSEKKEEKSAASSCCGSQQAEKQKSCSSVKTVVETEAKASCCATSPEPIIVNSDKALLATTASCCDTEHQTKPVKSEASCCDSKKHELQVASFSSKLKQAIHFSCNKLLSDTMGWLMIGLFFAALVQTFVPTSFLSQWGDGILAMVVVILVSIPMYICATASTPIAAGLLMAGVSPGAVLVFMLAGPATNIATLGVVATELGKRAVSAYLTGVIGVAIAFGFLTDYLVEQYGFTVNPAHAMEHELMPSWLIHSLGIILLILMFRLVLLSLKQRMK
- the zntR gene encoding Zn(2+)-responsive transcriptional regulator gives rise to the protein MKIGELAKRLDISTDTLRYYEKHGLLSFSERSEAGYRIYSPKHEQQMQFILRAKAVGFSLKEIQELLAIKVDKQLHSCGEVKQLTLQKRQIVRDKIAELQRFEKSLSLLADACCGGPELATGCSILTTLEAADDPVI
- a CDS encoding D-2-hydroxyacid dehydrogenase, with translation MKIVLLDAATLANANLASLSTLGQLVEYQHTNKEQVLTHCKDADIVISNKVALDAKTLTELPNLKLICVAATGTNNIDLDAAKQLGIRVCNVAGYSTPSVVQHTFTLLGNLMTNIHRYQQDCANDLWQKSNMFCRLDYPITELAGKNFVIFGYGSLGQAVGKVAEAFGAQVIIAERPNATDIRPGRIAFTEALKMADVLSIHCPLNDETRNLFNRETLDLLKPTSFVINTARGGIVDEAVLVEILTNNQIAGAGFDVLSVEPAQANNPLANYQGHNLILTPHTAWAAKESIDRLVKEIANNIVNFNNGTASNVVV
- a CDS encoding DUF3192 domain-containing protein, which encodes MKKLLLAAALSAPLLSGCIVAVSDDGVETGWGKNYNGESWQYQQKENRKTISKLDLGADYNQVLEQLPTPDFTELVRKEEGVYKVIYIATNSKHSDGKVTKDECTPLVFKNEKLIGFGQSALLQIL
- a CDS encoding diguanylate cyclase domain-containing protein, which encodes MANSAHILIVDDDPLNRVVLENTLADEYSISLCASGEEALTFLESNTVDLIISDIRMPGMSGYDLLEKLKEKQNTYSIPFIIISASNSYNDEAKGLEMGAMDYITKPFSPVIVKARVKNHLAIKQKNDLLEKLAAIDGLTEIPNRRLLDETLTSYWQACSKSYEPLSLFLVDIDYFKEFNDTYGYAAGDECLIKVAQALNESSRKHDGFVARYDGVRFAALQKGRNKDQIALFAKHMHDVIDDLTIPHKSSPICAHVSISIGIVHIDKDFSGSEQGVLKLADDALVKSHMQQERVTILSR
- a CDS encoding PAS domain-containing hybrid sensor histidine kinase/response regulator codes for the protein MMMHTEEQLTTSPLQFYRRAFWVALAITIMLAATLSLHLYNLKLQHTFTQLEAHYGRLNSQLDKTITAIDNIFLAVDVSLEQPLSYEFPQPKVSPVVQHSNYFYQSLGKHFGELVGYGDLDGIDLTHPYWQRVMALGGVFNTSLALLEPLEAIAYVSDSGLVFVKRRHNQQSELLSKIVSGSFKANPDPSKYMVSQRIEVANKSYFALSSQRTSSSRAHTLMIFDATKFQALFYDKSLPKAEIYLNDKLHRNVISALSLGKPAYSEQSEIAPWHEGVTFYKSDESRPLDVVMKVSEKEFAETIIYSLGLEFSFILLFILATYFPLHWLCEQIFVRPLKELFSFIQQPDNISNNYIVPKLWLAEFKQVKAILQRRAHLFSRVKEDHLALTEQLHQKQQFLELVGQDKERQSAILKGVLDAVPDAIYFKNTDGMIVGCNRAFECLIKTSKQHALGKDFHDFAAHLNCLKGIEAKVREQHKPISQKVMVEANTYFTTIVPFFSEQLGIMGCVGVLRDITEHQTALHLLQVSESKFKSAIEYAPNGIALVKVDGTVMMLNKAAERYLGCENKQGEHVSTLFGYENYQQLSQLLEHLSNHNQSVDQLSLTQSGTYSFLDLRVSLVSDSEQMPKYFVIHIQDVTEITTSRMEAERATLAKSRFIANLSHEIRTPLNVIMGLVDMVKRSVTEKQQKNRLDTVTHAAETLLDMLNDILDFAKVESHEVSIKNNDIIVSELCENLKELIEPLANKKGLDVTFEVDDCVWPCLYGDKQKITQVMLNLLNNAVKYTQQGTVSFHLKLISTDNENQTIQFSVKDTGIGIKESDQIKLFDAFTQVDDSLSREHEGIGLGLAIVKHEVELLGGTIALNSQLGEGSEFYFSLALHKKQLAEQKKAKSCVYFGTTKPDLLKEFAICSVQKVDELPNNMHYLFVEKGFLSYLSPTFLSSIEGLEHIYVSSDESQIKNMHLTEMLTCNASFCEEGAFLQSCLSQVFFAKQKSSHFSEPLQSCGVSSSRSQHSYCGALCYVVDDNEINLEIAKNLLKQLGLNVVISKTAKDICNAVDKLRPDIIFMDIHMPEVDGFQAAKQLSDSYHLNEIPIFALTANAEISSQQEYLHSSMQGYINKPVSIEELEKILVKHVRPQRKFFDEAFALQQMMGESSFLDNMLVKFSELCSKYIEQLESDLEVKDMILLAHSVKGASAGLGFERLADAAKQLEANVKQAQKIVNPELVVELKTQLLKVQAFINERARGC